A genome region from Carya illinoinensis cultivar Pawnee chromosome 2, C.illinoinensisPawnee_v1, whole genome shotgun sequence includes the following:
- the LOC122300082 gene encoding pentatricopeptide repeat-containing protein At1g05600, with amino-acid sequence MNVRWPRLLTPTHLSQIIRNQKNPSTALQIFREAKHKYPNYRHNGPVYATMIEILGNAGRISEMKEVIERMKEDSCECKDSVFVNAIKTYAKAGLPNEAVSLFNSIPQFNCVNKTQSFNTLLQIMVNESKLEAAHRLFLESSYGWEVKSRIPSLNLLMEALCRKHRSDLALEIFLEMNYQGCCPNRDSHRILMKGLCEDGRLNEATHLLYSMFWRISQKGSGEDIVIYRILLEALCDDGQVEKAVEILGKILRKGLKAPKRCFRQFDLSRFSAGEDIERTKNLINEALIRGGIPSLAGYSAMAVDLYNEGKVSDANKVLAEMQERGFRPTHLIYEAKIAAVCSRANVDEALKVIEKEMVVANCVPNVRVYNIVLKGLCNERKSTLAVGYLKNMAKQVGCTADKETYSILISGLCGESRYGEASQVLEEMLIKSFWPGADTYNVIIKGLCSVGRQYEAVMWLEEIISQDMRPESSVWHSLVASVCSNMADIDMFFASFN; translated from the coding sequence ATGAATGTGAGATGGCCAAGGCTTCTGACACCTACGCATCTTTCTCAGATTATACGGAATCAGAAAAACCCATCAACAGCGCTCCAAATCTTCAGGGAAGCCAAACACAAGTATCCCAACTACCGTCATAATGGTCCAGTCTATGCCACCATGATTGAAATCCTGGGAAACGCAGGCAGGATAAGTGAGATGAAAGAGGTGATTGAGCGGATGAAAGAAGACTCGTGTGAGTGCAAGGATTCAGTATTTGTTAATGCAATCAAAACCTATGCGAAAGCTGGATTGCCAAATGAGGCGGTTTCTCTTTTTAACAGCATTCCTCAGTTCAACTGCGTGAATAAGACACAGTCTTTCAATACCCTGCTGCAGATAATGGTGAATGAATCTAAGCTTGAAGCTGCTCACCGTCTCTTCTTAGAGAGCTCTTATGGTTGGGAAGTGAAGTCTCGGATTCCGTCCTTGAACTTGCTTATGGAAGCTCTATGCCGAAAGCATCGTTCTGATCTTgctttagagatttttttagaGATGAACTATCAAGGTTGCTGCCCAAATAGGGATAGCCACCGTATCCTAATGAAAGGATTGTGTGAGGACGGAAGGCTAAACGAGGCAACCCATTTGTTGTACTCAATGTTTTGGAGGATCTCTCAGAAGGGTAGTGGTGAGGATATTGTAATCTACAGAATCTTGTTAGAAGCTCTATGTGATGATGGGCAAGTTGAAAAGGCTGTGGAAATTCTAGGCAAGATCTTAAGGAAGGGGCTAAAGGCTCCTAAGAGATGTTTTCGCCAATTTGATCTCAGCCGGTTCAGTGCTGGTGAAGATATCGAAAGGACCAAGAATTTGATTAATGAAGCGTTGATTAGAGGTGGGATCCCCAGCTTGGCTGGTTATAGTGCTATGGCTGTTGACCTGTACAATGAAGGTAAGGTTAGTGATGCTAACAAAGTGCTCGCTGAAATGCAAGAAAGAGGCTTTAGGCCAACACACTTGATTTATGAAGCAAAGATAGCAGCAGTATGTAGCAGAGCCAATGTTGATGAAGCATTGAAGGTGATTGAGAAGGAAATGGTGGTGGCTAATTGTGTACCAAATGTTAGAGTTTACAATATTGTACTGAAAGGGCTTTGTAATGAAAGGAAATCAACCCTTGCTGTTGGGTATTTGAAGAATATGGCCAAACAGGTGGGTTGCACTGCTGATAAGGAAACATATAGCATTTTGATCAGTGGGCTGTGTGGTGAAAGTAGGTATGGTGAGGCAAGTCAAGTTTTGGAGGAGATGTTAATCAAATCATTTTGGCCTGGTGCTGACACTTATAATGTAATAATCAAAGGTCTTTGCTCTGTGGGCAGGCAATACGAAGCTGTTATGTGGTTGGAGGAGATAATTAGTCAGGACATGCGGCCTGAATCCTCTGTATGGCACTCGTTGGTGGCATCTGTGTGCTCCAACATGGCTGACATTGATATGTTCTTTGCCTCATTTAATTAA